Proteins found in one Miscanthus floridulus cultivar M001 chromosome 4, ASM1932011v1, whole genome shotgun sequence genomic segment:
- the LOC136548836 gene encoding uncharacterized protein, protein MWKGQLASAVEIDGHNWMFLVAYGVFGSETKVNWEWFMKMLHKAIGSPNGLVISTNAGKGIDKAVTKVFSNGVEHRECMRQTTHDRHWNEMHKACPKATRWLQDNHKQLWARCKFSTTNKCDYVTNNIAETFNSWIREEKSLPIVELMDKIRQLIMERFCTRMQPLSKFSTFKILPAVMKELHNKSRNLKYNIHKSGPMVGEVGGVNKDLVPWRFIVDLDKRECTYRGWQLTGLPCVHALAFIGTRRVDLEDYVDHYYFVDMFKAAYATPVPPMPSKDEWKKLNLGFNLLPPKCNRAAGRPRKRRIVGVEGGGSSSKGRRRCKRCGGFRHLQKTCNETVADPDAPPPAPPKKK, encoded by the exons ATGTGGAAGGGACAGTTAGCATCAGCTGTAGAGATAGATGGCCACAACTGGATGTTCCTAGTGGCCTATGGAGTATTTGGCAGTGAGACCAAGGTGAATTGGGAATGGTTCATGAAGATGCTGCACAAGGCTATTGGTTCCCCAAATGGTCTTGTTATTTCAACTAATGCAG GCAAAGGAATAGACAAGGCTGTTACCAAAGTTTTTAGTAATGGGGTGGAGCACAGAGAATGCATGAG ACAGACAACCCATGATAGGCACTGGAATGAGATGCACAAGGCATGCCCCAAGGCAACTAGGTGGCTGCAGGACAATCACAAGCAGCTATGGGCAAGGTGTAAGTTTAGCACAACAAACAAATGTGACTATgtcacaaacaacatagcagagacTTTCAATAGTTGGATCAGGGAAGAGAAGTCATTACCTATtgtagagctaatggacaagataAGGCAGTTGATCATGGAGAGATTTTGCACTAGGATGCAACCGCTGTCCAAGTTTTCTACCTTCAAGATTCTACCGGCTGTCATGAAGGAGCTGCACAACAAAAGTAGAAATCTGAAGTACAACATTCACAAGAGTGGCCCAATGGTTGGTGAAGTTGGAGGAGTCAACAAGGACCTGGTCCCTTGGAGGTTCATTGTTGATCTAGATAAGAGAGAGTGCACCTATAGAGGTTGGCAGTTAACTGGTTTGCCATGTGTTCATGCCCTAGCTTTCATTGGCACCAGAAGGGTAGACTTAGAGGACTATGTTGACCACTACTATTTTGTAGACATGTTCAAAGCAGCCTATGCGACTCCAGTGCCTCCAATGCCAAGCAAGGATGAATGGAAAAAGCTGAACCTTGGCTTCAACCTCCTTCCTCCTAAATGCAATAGAGCAGCAGGAAGGCCAAGGAAGAGAAGGATAGTTGGAGTTGAAGGAGGTGGGTCCAGCAGCAAGGGTAGGAGAAGGTGTAAAAGGTGTGGTGGATTTAGACACCTACAGAAAACCTGCAATGAAACTGTTGCAGACCCTGATGCACCACCACCTGCACCTCCAAAGAAGAAGTGA